AGGACATTCACCGTACGACGAGCTGGGTCAGGAGCAGGCCGGACTCGTGTGTCTCGACCTCGAAGAGCCCGGTGCGGTCGGCGGTGAAGGCGAGGGTGACGGCCTTTCCGGCGGGCAGCCGTGCCTCTTTGTCGTAGCCGTGGACGTGGAGGGTGTCGGCGCGGTCGCTGCGGACCCGGAGTTCGATGACCCTGCCCTTCTTGATCTCGGTGCGGCCGGGGGCGGGGCGGACCTTGCCGTGGGAGACGACGATGTCGAGCGTCGTGTCGGGCCGCGGCGTCTCGGACCGGTCCTCCCCGGAGGCGGTGGGCTGCGCGGAGGCGGTGGCGAGGGAGGTGGTGGCCTGGATCGGGGTGGCGTTCACGGCCCAGGCGGTGTGGTCGTCGGCGTAGAGCCGGGCGGTGAGGCCGGTGCCGCCACCGGCGCTGCGGACGAGCGAGACGGGGAGGTGGTACCAGGAGCCGTAGACGCGGGCGAGGGGGCGGCCGTCGAGGAACAGGCGGGCGTGGCCGCGGCCGAGGAGAGCGGCGCCGCCCACGCTGTCCGGGGTGAACCGGAAGTTCCGTACGGAGAGATGGACGTTCCACCCGTCCTCGGAGTCCGGCCGTACGGCGACCGTCACCGCGGGAGCGCCGTTGGTGTCGACCTGGCGCAGCCGGTGGCCGGAGCCGTCGTCGGCGGCGAGGAGCCGGCCGGCACCACCGCTGGCCTGCTCGTGGCTGGTGCCCGGTTTGTGGTGGGTGGTGGCCCGCCCGCCGCAGGCGCTCGCACCGAACACGAGGGCGCCTGCGGTAAGTACGCCGAGGGCTGCGACGGCGGCCCGGGCGGACCGCGGCCGCCTGCGAAGACGCTTCACGACGCGCCTCCTTCCGGGGCGGGGCGGGATCCGGGAGCCGGTTCCGGGGAGGGCCGCGGGCCCGGGGCCGGGTAGGCGGCCGTGTCCACGCCCGAGACCTCACCCCGCTCGCCGTGCCGGGCGGCGGCCACCACGGCCCAGACCACCCAGATCACACCGAGGAGTCCACGCACCCAGGCCGGGCTGAGCGGAATCCACGGGATCATGAACACGGCCTTGTCGACGGCGTCGAGGAGGGTGAGCGCACCCAGGACCACCGTGGTCCAGCCCAGCCAGGGCCGCTCGCCCCGCAGCACCAGCCCGGTCACGGTCCACCAGACCCCCATCAGCAGCAGCGCCAGCGCGGGGAGACAGGAGGAGGTCAGCCCCGTCGTCGATCCGGCCACATCCAGTCCGAGGCCGATCGCGCCCAGCACCGTGGCCGCGGTGGCGAGCCCGCTGCCGCGCAGCCTGCGCCACCACAGCACCCCGCCGACCAGCGCGAGCACCACCGCCACCGCCAGCGCCACCTGTACCTCGATGCGCTCGATGCCTCGTGCCCCGTACCAGTCGCAGCCGGCCGGCAGCCGTCGCGCCTGCACGTTGTAGTCGGCGCAGACCAGCAGTTGGGCGAGTTTGACCGGTTCGCCGACGAGCCGGTCGGTGCGTCCGGACACGGCGCCGCGCTCGGACCCGCAGGTGGGCAGGGCGCGCGGCGAGGACGGCCCGGTGTCGGACTGCCAGCAGTTGCCCTCGCCCTGCCCGTCCCACCACACGTCGGTGCGGTTGGGCCGGGAGTTGCCCGCCTTGTCCGTGCCGAGGTGGTTGTCCGCGTAGCGGTTGTGGTGGGAGGTGTCGGTCTGCTCGGACAGTGCGTTCTCACCGCGGATGAAGGCGGGGACGGCGGTCAGGAAGAATGCGGCGCGCTGCTGTCCGTAGATCCAGTTGTTCTCGTACAGGTTCCAGTTGCCGCCCGCGGTGATGATGCCGGTGCCCGGCGGCATGGAGATCTGCGGGCAGACGACCCCGTTCTCGTAGCCGCGGTCCACGGGCGGCTTGGCGCAGGTGCCGTCGGCGACGTACGGGTAGTAGTCGGCGTTGTTGTCGTGGATCAGGTTGCGTTCGAAGCGGGCGTGGTTCTGCGGCAGTCCGGGGTGGCCGGGGAAGGCGCTGTCCATCGAGGCGCCGCCCATGTTGTGGTCGAACTCGTTGTCGTGGACATAAACGGAGTCGCCCGCGGTGCCGGAGTAGCCGACCATGTTGTGGTGGCTGCGGCAGCCGGTGATCTCGATCGAGTAGCGCGGTACCTCGTAGCCGTATCCGTCGTTGATGTCGGACGCACTGCCGGGGTAGATGCCGGAGTCGCCGTTTCCGTACGACTCGCAGTTCTTGTAGAGCCCGTGGTCGCTCGCGAAGGTCAGGAAGCCGTACTCGTCGTTCCACCGGGTGAGTACGTCGTCGATGACGAAGCCGTCCTGGGCCAGCACGTAGAGGGAGTTGAACGTGGTGCGCTGGGCGGTGAAGTTCCTGAAGTAGATGCCGTCGGAGCCGTCCGCGCGGATCGCGTTGAGCTTCTGGTACGTGGCGTCGATGACGACATCCGTGCGTTCGGCGCCCGTTCCCTCGATCTGGAGGTTCTTCTTGCCGAGGATCGCCACCAGGTTCTGGTTGTGCGGGCACCGCTTCTGCTGCGCGTAGGTCAGGATCTGGTAGCCGAGCTTCGAATCGGGTGCCTTCAGCCTGGCGCACTCCCCCGCCGGCCTCGGCCGCGAGGGCTCCTCCTCGTACAGGCCGGGCAGGATCGCGATGTTCATGCCGGGCCTGCCGACCGCGTCGACGGCCTGCTGCAGGTGGCGGTAGCCGGATTTGAGGCAGCGCTCGAAGAGCTTCAGGTTCCGGTCCCGCAGCGCGTCCGGGAATCCGGATATCCGGCGCTCGAAGTCCGCCCGGTCGCTCTTGCAGACCAGCAGATCCGGTTCGCCGGTGCGGTACACGGGAACGCTGCCGGTTCCGTCGGGCAAAGTGACCGGACGTTCCTCGTGCGCCTGGGCGGCCGGAGCCGCGAGGAGGGCGACGGCGAGCGCCGCCAGGACCACCAGAAGTCTTCGTGTCCACGACATGAGCGGGAGAGTAGAGCATTGTTCAACTTTTGGAACCCCCTATGCGCCACGAATGCCGTTGACGCGCCCGGCTCCGATTCCTACGGTTGCCCATAGGATTCCTTCGGCACCGGGAGCGCACATGAGCGGCATCGAGCAGGCGAGGAAGACGGCGGAAGGGCTTGAGCATTCCGCCGGGTTCGGCAATCAGCACAGCTCGGAGGCGGTGCCGGGGGCCCTGCCGCACGGCCGCAACTCACCTCAGCGCGCCCCCCTCGGGCTCTACGCGGAGCAGCTGAGCGGCTCGGCCTTCACCGAACCGCGGGCACACAACCACCGTTCCTGGCTCTACCGGATCCGCCCGTCGGCCGCTCACCCGCCGTTCACCCGTATCGACAACGGCACGATCCGGACCGCCCCCTTCACCGAATCCGTGCCCGACCCCAACCGGCTGCGCTGGGACCCGCTCCCCGAGCCCGCGGCCGGTACGGACTTCCTGGCCGGCCTGTGGACCCTCGGCGGCAACGGCGACGCCACCCAGCGCACCGGCATGGCCGTGCACCTCTACCACGCCGACGCGTCCATGACCGACCGGGTGTTCAGCGACTCCGACGGCGAGCTGCTGATCGTCCCCGAGCGGGGCGGCCTGCTGCTCCGTACCGAACTGGGCCTGCTGCGCGCCGAACCCGGGCACATCGCGCTGATCCCGCGCGGCGTCCGCTTCCGCGTGGAGCTGCTCGACGACACCGCCCGCGGCTATGTCTGCGAGAACTACGGACAGCCGTTCACCCTCCCCGACCTCGGCCCGATCGGCGCCAACGGCCTCGCCAACGCCCGGGACTTCCTCGCCCCCGTCGCCGCGTACGAGGACGAGGACCGCCCGGTGGAGGTGGTCAACAAGTTCTGCGGGAACCTCTGGTCCGCGACCTACGACCACTCGCCCCTCGATGTGGTCGCCTGGCACGGCAACCACACTCCGTACGTCTACGACCTGCGCCGTTTCAATGTCATCGGCTCGATCAGCTACGACCACCCCGACCCGTCGATCTTCACGGTGCTGACCTCGCCGTCCGACACCCCCGGCCTGGCCGGTGTCGACTTCGTTGTCTTCGCGCCGCGCTGGCTGGTCGGCGAGGACACCTTCCGGCCGCCGTACTTCCACCGCAATGTGATGAGCGAGTACATGGGCCTGATCGAGGGCGCGTACGACGCGAAGACGGCCGGCAAGGGCGGCTTCGTCCCCGGCGGCGGCTCGCTGCACAACATGATGTCGGCGCACGGCCCGGACCGGGAGACCTTCGACCGGGCGAGCGAGGCCGAGCTGAAGCCGCAGAAGATCGACGACGGTCTGGCCTTCATGTTCGAGACCCGCTGGCCGGTGACGGCGACCGGACAGGCGGCGGGCGCCGGCCATCTGCAGCGTGGCTACGACGACGTGTGGCAGGGTCTGAGCCGCAACTTCAGGCCGTAGGCAACGACGCCGATTCTCGGCCCCGCGTCGTCGCGTCCGCTGTGCCGCAGTACGGAGAGACCAGGTGACCCAGGTGCCTCAGATGCCCAAGATGTCCCAGGGGCATGCCTTCGCCCCCGATTCGCTGGTCCTGAACCGCAAACTGCCGCTGTGGTATCAGGTCTCGCAGTCGTTGCGCGCCTCGATACTGGGCCGCGCCAAGGACGCCTCGGCGCGGCTGCCGACCGAGGAGCAGCTCGCCGCGCACTACGGCGTCAGCGTCCTGACGATGCGCCAGGCGCTCAAGGAGCTGGAGACGGAGGGGCTGATCAGCAGGCACCGGCGGCGCGGCACGTTCATCGAGCCGCGCGCCCGCCGGGTCTCACCGGTCCGGCTGCTGGGCTCGATCGATGCGATCGTGGCCCAGCAGTCGGGCGAGCGGACCTCGGTCCTCGGCCACGGCCCGGTCGCCGTGCCCGGCGATCTCACCGAGTACTTCCCCGACTGCGCCGAGGTCGTCAGCTACCGCAGGCTGCGCCATGACGGGGACGGCGACGAGCCCACCAACTGGGCGGAGAACGCGGTGCATCCCGAGGTCGCGGCCCGGCTCGACGTGGCCGATCTCGAACGCTGGCCGATGACCAAGGTGCTGCGCGACCGGGTCGGCGTCCGGATCGCGCGCATCACCGACACGGTCGAGGCGCGCCTCGCCGACCCGGCCACCGCCGAACTCCTACAGGTGCCGCTGCTGAGCCCGATCCTGTTCTACACGGGCGTGACGTACGACGAGAGCGGCCGGGTGGTGGATGTGGCGCAGATCCGCTACCGGGGCGACCGCTTCTCCTTCTCGGTGACGGTGGAAGCGCACTGACGGCCGCCCTGCGGCGCCGTTACGATGCCGGGGGCGGCGTGGCGACGGGGAGGACGACACGGTGGCAGCACGGGCGGCGGCCGGAACCGGCGGGGACGAGGACATCCCGCTGCTCGACGACCTCATGCCGTGGTCGGTGCGGCCTCTGCGGACCGGGCGCGCCTGGGTGACCGCCCCGGATTCCGGTTCGCTCAGGGCCCGTTGGGAGCGGCTGGTGCGGGCGGAGGCCGCCGAGCGCGAACTGCTCTTCCGGCCCACCCGTTCCCGTACCCCGCAGACTCCGGTCGCGGCGCTGCCCGGACAGTCCACCTCCACGGCCCGGTTCGCCCGGGAGTCCGGCCCGTGCCCCGAGCCGGTACGGATCCTGCACGGCCCGTTCGACGAGCAGTGGCTGATCCCCGACCACCGGCTGATCGACGCCGCCCGCCCGGAGCTGTGGCGGGTCGCCGACAGCCACCAACTGTTCGCCGTCGAGCACGGGTACGTACCGCAGGACGCCGGTCCCGCCCTCTCCGTGACGGCGCTGCTGCCCGACGGCCACTCCCCGGCCGGCCGCCCCGGCCGGATCCGGCCGCTTTTCCGGCGGCCCGGTGGACTGGAACCCAATCTGGCGCCCGGTCTGCTCGGGCTGCTGCGCGCCCGGCACGGGGACGCGGTCACCGCGGAGTCCGTGCTGGCGTGGATCGTCACGGCGGCCCGACACTCCCCCGCAGGGTGTGTCGTGCCGCTGCCCGCCGACACCGAACGATGGTGGGCCGGGGTGGAGCTGGGCCGGGAACTGTTGCGGCTGCAGCTGCGCGGCGCCCGTGGCGGGGAGCGCCCGCGGCTGCCCGGCGGGCGGCGCCCCTATGTGCGGGCCGCGGTACCGGCCGCGCCGGGGACGCTGGAGTACGACTCCGATGACGAGGCGCTCCTGCTGGGTACGGGACGCATTTCGCCGGTACCGGCGGGGGCCTGGGAGTTCCGGGTGGGCGGGACAGGGATGCTGGAGCTGTGGTTCGAGCGGCGGACAGCGGCGGTCGGGGCGGACGGGCTGGAAGCGATACGGCCCCGGGACTGGCCCCAGGAGTGGACCTCGGAGCTGCTGGAACTGATCACCGTGCTGGCACTGCTCGCCGAACTGCGGCCCCGACAACAGGCGTTGGCCGACGGATCCCAGCTCACCACCGGTGATCTGCGGGCGGCCGGTGTCCTGCCGGTCGCGGCGACGGCCCGGCGGCCCGCGTCGGTGCTCGACCACCAGGAGGAGGGCCCGGACGGGCAGTTCGCGCTGCTGTGACGGCATCGGGGCGCATCCGCGCTACCGGTCGAACGAGTCCAGTACCCGGTGCAGTGCCCGGTCGAAGACCCCGTCCAGATCGATCGGCCCGGGGTCCTCGGCGAATCCCGCCGCCATCCGCGGATACTTCCCGGTCGCGATCTGGCTGATCAGATAGCCGGTGCGCGCGGCGTGCTCCTGCTCCTCGGACCAGGGCAGCGACCGGCTGCGCTCCGCCGTGGCGATCTCGTTGGCGACATAGGTGGTCACCACGCCGTTGACCATGGCGATGAGTTCCATCTTCTCGCCGAACCGTGCGTCGACCCCGTCCAGGCAGCTGAGTGTGTACTCCAGATACCGCAGCGCGTTCGGACTGAAGCCGTACACGGGTGACATGAGCCGCGGCACCCAGGTGTGGCGGTGCATCATCGCGCGGGCCTGATGGGCCAGCGCGATGAGATCGGCACGCCAGTCGCCGGACGGCTCCGGGAACTCGTAGCCACCGCTGACCGCGTCGAGCATCAGCTCGTACAGGTCTTCCTTGCGTGGCACGTAGTTGTAGAGCGACATCGTGCCGCAGCCGAGCTCCGCCGCGACCTTCCGCATGGACACCGCGTCGAAGCCCTCCGCATCGGCGATGCGGACGGCGGCTGCCGCGATGTCGGCGCGGCTGAACGCGGGCCTGGGGCCGCGGCCCGCGCGCTCGGGGCGCGCCCAGATCACTTCGGGTACAGCGGGTCGCCCCACCATTGATCATCACCTCTTCCTCCATCCTAGTTACGTACACCGTACGTAGTGCGGTACGGTGGGCTGCATGGAAACTACGTACGCTGTACTTAGTGAAGGTCTGGAGAAGCGATACGGCGATGTCCACGCGCTGCGCGGGCTCGATCTCGCGGTTGCCGAGGGCACCGTCTGCGGAGTGCTGGGTCCGAACGGCGCGGGCAAGACCACCGCTGTCCGGGTGCTCACCACACTGACGGCCCCGGACGGCGGCAGCGCCCGGATCGCGGGCCACGACGTGGTGCGCGAGGCGGCCGCGGTGCGCGCGGCGATCGGCGTCACCGGGCAGAACGCCTCGGTCGACGGCGAGCTGTCCGGCCGGCAGAACCTGCGGCTCTTCGCCAAGCTGCTCCGGTTCCGCGGCGAGGCCGCGCGCACACGCGCCGACGAGCTCCTGGAACGCTTCGAGCTGACCGACGTCGCCGACCGCCCGACCCGCACCTACTCCGGCGGCATGCACCGCCGCCTCGACCTCGCCGCCAGCCTGCTGACCCGGCCGAGGGTGCTCTTCCTGGACGAGCCGACCACCGGACTCGACCCGCACAGCCGCAACCAGATCTGGGCGGCGGTGCGCGAACTGGCCGGCCGGGGCACGACCGTCCTGCTCACCACGCAGTATCTGGAGGAGGCGGACCAACTGGCCGACGACATCGTGCTGATCGACCGGGGCCGGGCCGCCCACCGCGGCACCCCCGCCGAGCTGAAGGCCCGCATCGGCAGTTACGCCGAAGTGGTCGTCGCCCACGAGTCGTCGCTGGTCCCGGCAGCAGGCGTGCTCGACCGGCTCACCGGCGCGGAACCGGTGTTCGACCACGAGCGCCGCGCCGTGGGCGCCGTCACGACCGACACCACGCTCACCCTCCCCCGTATCGTCCGCGAACTCGACGCGGCGGGCATACCGCTGATCGACGCGAGCCTGCGCCCGCCGACGCTCGACGAGGTCTTCCTCCGCCTGACCGACCGCGGCGACGGCCGCACCTCCCCGCCCCTGAAGGAGACGGCAGCATGAGCGGTACCACTTTGATCCACGAGCGGCCCGCCGCGGCCGCCGCGAGCACCCCGGTCACCGACGCCCTGGCCGTGCTGGGCCGCCATCTGCTGCGGATCAAAACAGCGCCGGGCGTGGTGATCCTGACCCAGACCATGCCGATCACGATGCTGCTGTTCTTCGGCTACGTGTTCGGCAGCGCCCTGGCCGTGCCCGGCCGCGAGTACCGCGCGTTCCTGGTGCCGGGCCTGCTGGCGGCGACGGCGGCGGGCGGCATCATGACCGGGATGTTCCAGGCCTCGCAGGACTGCGACCGCGGGGTGATGGACCGGTTCCGTACGCTGCCGATGAGCCGGTTCGCCGTGCCGTTCGGCCAGACCGCCGCCGATCTGCTGACCACGGCCGTCGGCATGATTCCGCTGATCCTGGTAGGACTCGCGGTCGGCTGGCGGATCGAGGGCAGCCCGCTCGCCGCCCTGGGAGCCCTCGGACTGCTGCTGCTCCTCCGGTTCGCCACGTCGTGGCTGGGGTGCTGGCTGGGGCTGCTGATCCGCAACGAGGAGGTGGCCGGCCAGCTGGGCAGCGCCACGTTCGTCCTGCCGCTGCTGTCGAGTGCGTACATCCCGACCGACAATCTGCCGGGCTGGCTGCGGACGGTCGCGGAGTGGAACCCGATCAGCGCCATGGCCTCGGCCACCCGTGAACTGTTCGGCAACGCGTCCCCGGCCGCCGACGCCGCCTGGCCGGTCGCCCACCCGGTGGCGGGGACGCTCGCCTGGTCGGCGGCGCTCCTCGCGGTGTTCGTGCCGCTGGCCATACGCCGTTATGCGCGCGGCGGTGAGTGACCATCACCGTGTGCCGCGCCCGGCGAACACACCGAAGCGCTGCTGCGGGCCCTGGGGGGGGGGAGGGGAGAGCAGACAGCAGCGCGGCGCCGGGACGGTGTGATCGCCCGATCGGTCCCGAGCGGGGGGACCTGGGCGACGGACCCTGGCCGGGGAGCCCGGGCGGTGGACCGATATACGGTCGTGACGGGCCGTCGGGTCAGTGGCGGCTGCCGAAGAGCGAGCGTCGCAGTCGCCGCAGCGGCGCGAAGAGGGAGACCCGCGCGCTCTTGCTCCGCCGGCTGTGGGCGGCATCGCGCGAGGTGAGCTCGCGCATCAGCAGCGTCGCCTCCGCGGCCTCCCGCTGCGGGACGGCAGGGCCGCCGAGCACCGCGAGATGGCGGTCGAGGCGCGAACTGGTCGCACTGCTCCCACAAGTAATGGCAGGCACTCGCGGCCTGCTGCGCATCGCTATCTGTTCCATGTCACTCCCCACCCGTACGAGGGCACCCGGCCCGGGCAGGTTAACCCTATCACCCCGCGACGACACTCGTGTATCCCGGTCGCAGGATTCAGCACACACATACGGAGGTTGACGACCACTCCCTGAATCCACCCGATTCCAGGGCGAGTTGGACAGATCGGAAGTGGTTCGCCCGCAATGGAGCGGTGGACTGCCGGACGGAGACCCCTGCGTACGGGGCCTCCTACCCGTCAGACGGCTGAACGGGCCCGGCTCATGTACGGGGTGGGGGGTCAGGCGGCCGAGGCGAAGGCGGGCAGGTAGCCGCCCGACTGTCCGGCGGCGGTGGGGTGGTAGGACTCACCGATGTTGAGCCAGTTGACGCTGTGCAGCCAGGCGTCGCCGGAGCAGATCTCGTGGCCGGTGAACCGGCCCGTGACGTCGGCGAAGGTGAAGCCGTGGTCGGCGGCGCGCTTGGCGGTCGCCGTGTTGAGGTAGTCGGCGGCACCGTTGATCGCGGTGCGCACCTTGTCGCTCAGACCGACGATGCAGCTGCCGCCGATCTTGTAGAAGCGCGGGTAGCCGATGACGACGACACGCGCGGACGGCGCCTTGGCACGGATCGCCGAGTACACCGAGTCGAGGTTGCCGGGCAGGGTGGTGTCGACATAACTGCGGGCCGTGGCGATCCGACTGAGGCAGGTGGCCTCCGACGAGATGACACAGGTGGTCATGACGTCGGCGAAGCCCGCGTCGTTGCCGCCGATGGAGATGGAGACGAGGTCGGTCGAGGAGCTGAGGGGGCCGAGCTGACCGGCCGTGACATCACCCGTACGGGCGCCCGAGCAGGCGGTGAAGGCGAAGGAAGAGGGGGCGTTGGCGGCGGCCCAGAGCTTGGGATAGGCCTTGGTGCTGCGCTTGCAGTCACCGCTGGCGCTGTCGTAGCTGCCGGATCCGACCCCCGAGGAGTACGAGTCGCCGAGAGCGACATAGTCGACGGCCTGGACGGACGACGCGGCGTTGGCGGTGGCCGCTCCGGTCAGAGCGAGCACGGCACCGAGCAGGAGCGAGGACGAGAACGCCACGAGTCTGGACATTTTCATGGAACCTCCCTTGGACCGACCGGCGGGATCTCCGCCCGGTCTGCCGTGTCCGTGGTAGCAGCACCGGCCCCACCACCGGAAGTGTCCATGCCAAAATGCTCCAATGAGTTCTCCTGTGCGCCCCCCTGAAGTCGTGTCATGTCCGTAGTGCGCCCGCCGGGAGCGGGAGGAAGGTGTCGAAACCTGGGTGCACCGGATGCCCCCTTGCCGGATCATGGGCACCATGTCTGCCAACCCTGAGTCCGCTCTGCCGATCCGGCTCACCGTCGACGACAGCGATTCCCCGTCCGACGTCGTCGACGCGCTGTTCCTCGGCCGCTTCGCGACGGGCGAGCAGCCGTATTCGCACAGCTCCTCGCTCGACCGCGTCAAGGCCGGGGCCACGCTGCTTCCCCCGGCCGCCAAGGTGCTGCGCGCCGCCCGCGACGACGACCGCAGCGCCACGCTCGCCGAGGGCGAGGGCTGGACGCTGCTCGTCTCGCGGTGGAACCGCGGCGCCGATGTCACGGTCACCGCGACCAGCCCGGAGCTGGCGCAGAAGATCCTCGGCCAGGCGACGGACGGCGCCCAGGACGAACCCGAACCACAGCCCGAGAACGTGACGATGGGCTTCTGGTACGTGTCCCCGCGCCGCGGCCCGTACCGCACCACCCGGCAGATCGCCGCCGGCACCTGGGACGAGGTCCGAAGCAACTACACGGCACCGGTGGCCGATGCCATGGGCCGGCTGATGAAGGTCACACCCGACGACATCGCCGGCCGGCTGCTCCTGCTGCACGGCCCGCCCGGCACCGGCAAGACCTCCGCACTGCGCACGCTCGCGCGCTCGTGGCGGGACTGGTGCCAGGTCGACTGCGTGCTCGATCCGGAGCGGCTCTTCAACGACGTCGGCTATCTGATGGACATCGCGATCGGCGAGGACGACGGCACGGCGAAGGGCCGCTGGCGGCTGCTGCTCCTGGAGGACTGCGACGAGTTGATCCGCGGCGAGGCCAAGCACACGGCGGGCCAGGCCCTGTCGCGGCTGCTGAACCTCACCGACGGGCTGCTGGGCCAGGGCCGCAATGTGCTGGTGGGCGTCACCACCAACGAGGACCTGGAGCGGCTCCACCCGGCCGTGGTCAGGCCCGGCCGCTGCCTCGCCAGGATCGAGGTGGGCTCACTGACCCGCAGGGAGGCGGTGTCCTGGCTGGGCACGGAGCAGGGGGTCGGCCGCGAGGGCGCCACGCTCGCCGAGCTGTACGCGCTGCGGCGCGGCAGCGGTCCCGCATCGGTGCCGAAACAGGATTCCGGCGCGGACGCGGGGCTGTATCTCTGATCCCGGCAGTTGTGTCCTCAAGTGTGTCCTCAAGTGCCGTACGGGCCGGAATTCCAGTCCGCCCAGCGCTTGAGGCAACCCGCACGCCGGACGGTCCGGCCCCCGCTCACCGCACCCCGTACGCCGCCCGCACCGCGTCCTCGGCCAGGGACAGCGCCTCGGCCCGGGACAGGCCCAGCCGCCGGGCCTGCTCCGCGTACTCCTGCGCCGCGGCCGCCGCGTGACGGTCCGCCGCATCACCGGCAGCGGCGATGAACGTGCCGTTGCGGCCACGGGTCTCGATCACCCCGTCGGTCTCCAGCGCCCGGTACGCCTTGGCGACGGTGTTCGCGGCGAGGCCGAGCTCCTCGGCGAAGCCGCGTACGGTCGGAAGTCTGAAACCGACGGGGAGCGCGCCGGAGCGGGCCAGTTCGGAGATCTGCGTGCGCAGCTGCTCGTACGGGGCGGCACCGGCGTCCGGGTCAATGGCGATCTTCAAGGTCACGCGCCGATTGTCCCCCACCGCCGGAAAATCAGGGGCGCCCCGTGCGGTCCTACGCGTAACGTCCGGCCCATGACTGTCCTGGTTCGCGACTTCCTGCCCGCCGACGCGGAGGCCTGGGTACGGGTCCGGCGTGCCGCACTGCCCTTCATGGTGACGACTCCCGAGCAGGTCGCCTTCGACCTGGCCTCCGCTCATCCCGCCAAGCGCTACCGGCTGCTGGTCGCCGAGGAGGACGGGGAGCTCATCGGGACCGCTCAGGTCGGTCTCGCCCACGACAGCACCGAGCCCGGCCAGGCATTCTGCAATCCGTACACACATCCGGACCGCACGGGGCGCGGGGCGGGCGGGCTGCTGCTGGGCACGGCCGAGGAGTATCTGGCGCGGGAGGGCGCGCTCGCGCTCTACACCTGGGTGCTCGACACAGCGTCGAACCGTGCCTTCGCCGAGAAGCGCGGCTATGCGCCGAGCCGCTCGGCGCACTTCCTCCACCTCGATCTCGCGGGCGGCACGCTGCCGCCCCGTCAGCAGCTCCCCGCGGGCGTCGAGCTGCGTACCGCGGCGGATTTCGCGGACGACCCG
This sequence is a window from Streptomyces sp. NBC_01217. Protein-coding genes within it:
- a CDS encoding GNAT family N-acetyltransferase, producing MTVLVRDFLPADAEAWVRVRRAALPFMVTTPEQVAFDLASAHPAKRYRLLVAEEDGELIGTAQVGLAHDSTEPGQAFCNPYTHPDRTGRGAGGLLLGTAEEYLAREGALALYTWVLDTASNRAFAEKRGYAPSRSAHFLHLDLAGGTLPPRQQLPAGVELRTAADFADDPRPVFEADAETTADEPSDIPAELSDYEDWLGETWRHPALDHELTSVVLVDGEVAAFSAARTDGLTRYMSGMTGTRRAYRNRGLARLAKNDSLHRARAAGYTDAYTGNDADNGPMLAVNRWFGYEVCATEVRYVRELG
- a CDS encoding DUF5925 domain-containing protein; this translates as MPPCRIMGTMSANPESALPIRLTVDDSDSPSDVVDALFLGRFATGEQPYSHSSSLDRVKAGATLLPPAAKVLRAARDDDRSATLAEGEGWTLLVSRWNRGADVTVTATSPELAQKILGQATDGAQDEPEPQPENVTMGFWYVSPRRGPYRTTRQIAAGTWDEVRSNYTAPVADAMGRLMKVTPDDIAGRLLLLHGPPGTGKTSALRTLARSWRDWCQVDCVLDPERLFNDVGYLMDIAIGEDDGTAKGRWRLLLLEDCDELIRGEAKHTAGQALSRLLNLTDGLLGQGRNVLVGVTTNEDLERLHPAVVRPGRCLARIEVGSLTRREAVSWLGTEQGVGREGATLAELYALRRGSGPASVPKQDSGADAGLYL
- a CDS encoding GntR family transcriptional regulator, producing the protein MTLKIAIDPDAGAAPYEQLRTQISELARSGALPVGFRLPTVRGFAEELGLAANTVAKAYRALETDGVIETRGRNGTFIAAAGDAADRHAAAAAQEYAEQARRLGLSRAEALSLAEDAVRAAYGVR
- a CDS encoding ABC transporter permease translates to MSGTTLIHERPAAAAASTPVTDALAVLGRHLLRIKTAPGVVILTQTMPITMLLFFGYVFGSALAVPGREYRAFLVPGLLAATAAGGIMTGMFQASQDCDRGVMDRFRTLPMSRFAVPFGQTAADLLTTAVGMIPLILVGLAVGWRIEGSPLAALGALGLLLLLRFATSWLGCWLGLLIRNEEVAGQLGSATFVLPLLSSAYIPTDNLPGWLRTVAEWNPISAMASATRELFGNASPAADAAWPVAHPVAGTLAWSAALLAVFVPLAIRRYARGGE
- a CDS encoding SGNH/GDSL hydrolase family protein, translating into MKMSRLVAFSSSLLLGAVLALTGAATANAASSVQAVDYVALGDSYSSGVGSGSYDSASGDCKRSTKAYPKLWAAANAPSSFAFTACSGARTGDVTAGQLGPLSSSTDLVSISIGGNDAGFADVMTTCVISSEATCLSRIATARSYVDTTLPGNLDSVYSAIRAKAPSARVVVIGYPRFYKIGGSCIVGLSDKVRTAINGAADYLNTATAKRAADHGFTFADVTGRFTGHEICSGDAWLHSVNWLNIGESYHPTAAGQSGGYLPAFASAA